From the genome of Pseudomonadota bacterium, one region includes:
- a CDS encoding cytochrome-c peroxidase: MTQNLRTWLLGTVAIVVAGVVVGRLFLGEPEIAAPGITPAEAKGYFGLLPQVADNPQNPVTPAKVELGKALFFEPRLSKSSFIACASCHHLASGGGDGLATSIGHRWQIGGRNAPTVLNAALHVAQFWDGRAADVEEQAGKPISSPGGMASSETLVLKRLRSIPAYPERFRAAFPDDAEPLSYANVARAIAAFERTLITPGRLDRFLAGDATALTPEEHAGLDKFVAVGCTGCHNGAALGGGSFQKFGVVRAPEGLADPGRFEVTKNEADRFVFKVPSLRNIALTAPYFHDGSVWTIEEAVQIMADTQLGTKLSLADAASVATFLRSLDADPPLTVTLPQLPASTPTTPRPEPN; the protein is encoded by the coding sequence ATGACACAGAACTTACGCACCTGGCTCCTCGGCACGGTGGCGATCGTCGTCGCGGGGGTGGTGGTGGGCCGGCTGTTCCTCGGCGAGCCGGAGATCGCGGCACCCGGGATCACGCCCGCAGAGGCCAAGGGCTACTTCGGACTCCTGCCGCAGGTGGCGGACAACCCGCAGAACCCGGTCACACCCGCGAAGGTCGAGCTCGGCAAGGCGCTGTTCTTCGAACCCAGGCTATCCAAGAGCAGCTTCATCGCCTGTGCCTCGTGCCATCACCTCGCGAGCGGCGGTGGAGACGGGCTGGCCACCTCGATCGGCCATCGCTGGCAGATCGGGGGTCGTAACGCACCAACCGTCTTAAACGCCGCGCTGCACGTGGCCCAGTTTTGGGACGGAAGGGCGGCCGATGTGGAGGAGCAGGCGGGCAAGCCCATCTCGAGCCCCGGCGGGATGGCCTCCTCCGAGACGCTCGTGCTCAAGCGCCTGCGCAGCATCCCGGCTTATCCGGAGCGCTTCCGGGCCGCCTTCCCCGACGACGCCGAGCCCTTGAGCTATGCCAACGTGGCGCGAGCCATCGCCGCCTTCGAGCGCACCTTGATCACCCCGGGGCGCCTGGACCGCTTCCTCGCCGGTGACGCTACGGCCTTGACCCCCGAAGAACACGCGGGGCTCGACAAGTTCGTCGCGGTCGGCTGCACCGGGTGCCACAACGGCGCGGCCTTGGGCGGCGGGTCGTTCCAGAAGTTCGGTGTCGTTCGGGCACCCGAGGGGCTCGCCGACCCGGGCCGCTTCGAGGTCACCAAGAACGAGGCCGATCGCTTTGTGTTCAAGGTCCCGAGCCTGCGCAACATCGCCTTGACCGCGCCGTATTTCCACGACGGCTCCGTGTGGACCATCGAGGAGGCCGTGCAGATCATGGCCGACACCCAACTCGGGACCAAGCTGAGCCTCGCGGACGCCGCCAGCGTCGCGACCTTCTTGAGGAGCCTCGATGCCGATCCGCCGCTCACGGTGACCTTGCCGCAGCTTCCGGCATCGACCCCCACGACGCCGCGTCCAGAGCCCAATTAA